In Monodelphis domestica isolate mMonDom1 chromosome 1, mMonDom1.pri, whole genome shotgun sequence, the sequence TCTGGGGCAGGAGGATGCTTACCCAGCCCCACCATGGAGCTGCGCTGTGGGGGACTGCTGTTCAGTTCCCGCTTTGACTCAGGGAACTTGGCCCATGTGGAGAAGGTGGATTCTGTGGCTAGTGAAGGGGAGGGGGGCGGGAGTGGGGGATCAGCCCCCACCACCAGCGGAGTATCCTCTACCTCTGACTACGAATTCAACGTGTGGACACGGCCTGATTGTGCTGAAACAGAATATGAGAATGGGAACAGGTatgaagctggggtcaaggggaGGGAATATGCAGAAACCCAGAGCCATACTTCCTTTGGCCATACTCTCCTCCCTGTTCTCCCAGGGACCTACTTGGCTCTCCTCACACTTTCACAGTACCCAACTTCTCATCCCCATTGAAcagccttttcccattctttctacTAACCTGCCTTGCTCCAGTTCTCTTGCTATCTCATCCCACTCTCTTAcagacttctctctctccctcctctaccccACTAGGTCATGGTTCTACTTCAGTGTCCGGGGAGGAATTCCAGGAAAACTCATAAAGATCAACATCATGAACATGAACAAGCAAAGTAAACTCTACTCCCAGGGCATGGCACCATTTGTTCGGACATTACCCACTCGACCCCGTTGGGAACGGATCCGTGACAGGCCCACCTTTGAGGTATAGTTTCCACACAAAAGAAAGGACTATTGCTATAGACAaaccaaagggggggggggcgatGAGATTGGGGGATGTAAATATCtcttgagaaaaagaaattgttccTCTTGTTCTGCACAACTAGGAAGAAAGGACTCTAGGTTGACTGCTTTAAACCCAAGTTACCTCTATATCCTTTAATAAATCTTTAATCCCAGTACCTAAGAGGCAAAGAAAGGGCTGGTTGCTAAGGCAAGTACCTGAATAGAGAGATAGGTGGCATATTCTCAGCTGTGAAGTTGAGAAACTGGTTGCTGTTGCCATTATGCTGGAAACTAGACACTAATGCAGTGTTAAGAAACTAGCTGCCAATATTTAGTTAAGTATTTATGGGGGCAGTAGTTGGttgtcctttcctcttcctcctctgtccCTTCAGATGACAGAGACACAGTTTGTGCTGTCCTTTGTGCACCGATTCGTGGAGGGTCGTGGGGCCACCACCTTCTTCGCCTTCTGCTACCCCTTCTCCTACAGTGACTGCCAGGATCTGCTGAACCAGCTAGACCAGCGCTTTCTAGAGAGCCATCCTTCGCTTACTAGgtgcactctctttctctctacaaaATATTATAAGCAAACCATGCTTTTGCTTCTCCAGTGATTTGTCCTAATAGCTCTGAATTGATATTTCTTCAATCATTTCTCTTAATAGTTGTGTACTACCACTGGCTTCCTTTGAGAAATGGGTATTTGTTGCCTTGATCTCATCATGCCATTCTTACCTCCTATTTTCTTGACTAATTCAGACCTCCTACAGTCTAAGCCAAAAAGTAAGAGGACAAAGTCCATGTTTTTCTAAAGTTGGTCAAACAAGTATTTACTCATTGATTCCTTTGTGCTCAGAATATGCTTTAAGTATGGATCCAGAATCAGTATGGACTCTCTTATGCCCCCAGAGAGCACAGCCTGAGAGGATCCCCATCTCTGAGAAgcctcaaaacaaagaaaaggccATGGCTTTTCAGATTTTTGCCCTACTAAAAGAGAGCTTCCTTTATGCCAGCATATGAGCCTTATTTCCTAAATTTTTGTCCTGCATTCACTTTTGTTATTTTCTGCATCTGTTCTTAGATTAAATTTTTGCATTCAAAATTTCTTAATGACAAAGATTTAAGGTTAAGGAACCAGTTTTTGTCTCCATATCTCTACCCTAATTCTCTTCTGCAAATGTGGGCTGTCCCTTCTTGAGACTCTGGGAGACTCCCATGACCTGATGAGCTTATCCTTGCAGCCCCTTAGATTCTATCTATTACCACCGGGAACTCCTTTGCAACTCTCTGGATGGACTTCGTGTAGATCTGCTTACTGTGAGTTCCTGTCATGGGCTTCAAGATGAACGAGAACCCCGTCTGGAGCAGCTATTTCCTGATACCAGCACTCCCCGGCCATTTTGTTTCTCAGGCAAGAGGgtgagtggggaggaaagaaaggtagGAAATTGGTTCTTCTCTGTCATTACAAGTGTCTTAGCTGAAGCCTTGACACTTAGAGGTGTTGGACTGTGTATCTCTAATCAGTTTCTCCAGTCTTAGTCTTGAAGGTGAATGACAGCTCAGATTCTTTGCTATCTATTACAACCCCAGCTGGGACTTAGGCTGTCTTTTCACTGATATACAGAATCAGAACTGACAGTCCTAATAATTGCTCTCCTCTTTATCTCAGATATTCTTCTTGAGTAGTAGGGTGCATCCTGGGGAGACACCATCTAGCTTTGTCTtcaatggctttttggactttaTCCTTCGACCTGATGATCCTCGTGCCCAGACCCTACGTCGTCTTTTTGTCTTTAAGCTGATACCCATGTTGAACCCAGATGGTGTGGTACGGGGTCATTATCGGTAAGAGGAACTCCCCCTTCACCTCTCCTGATCATTAGTAGTCCCTTTGATAAATGTTATGGTGTCGTGATTAGATACAATTTGCCCTGTCCTGCCTTCACAACTCTCCTACATCCTAAAAAGGGAATGCCCCATCCAGCCTGAGAAAGAATACATTTCCTGGAGCTTTAGGGAGatgtaggaaggaaaaaagatgtaGGGTCACCTGGCTGTTGAGAACTATTCCCAGACTCCTCCTATGTTATATTGATTTAACCATGTACACTCTTCCAAAACACCTAGTACAATGTCAAGCCTGCAGGGAAAGTTCAAGAACAATTAAGCTGATAACACTAGTTGCTATAGAAAGTCTGATTTTGTTAACTGGTTTTCTGGAGCTCTGGGGTGAGGGTGTCCTCAATCTTCCTTTGGCTTTTCTACTGTAGGCTTAGCTTTTCAGATTATAGGATAATCAGTTCCCTGCTTCCTATATTTTATGCCACTCATGCCAGTCTGTTTTCCCACTCCACCTTACCCCTTGTTTCCACACAGGACAGACTCACGAGGAGTGAACCTGAACCGtcagtatctaaagccagatgcAATCCTGCACCCAGCCATCTATGGGGCTAAGGCAGTGCTGCTCTACCACCATGTGCACTCACGTCTGAATTCCCACACTCCCTCTGACCACCAGGCCAATCTCCAACCCTCAGCCCCATCTGCTCCTGTTTCTGAACCTGAAAAAACCGACAATCTCCAAAATGAGACTCACATTGGACTCTCAGCTGATGAGGACAATCCCGAGTCCTGGACTCAAGCTGAGCCAGCCAGCCAAGACCCCAGTAGCTTGTGGTTTTTGGAATCAGAATCTAGCGAGATGGAGCCAGCCCCTGAAACCATCCCCCCCAAGGAGAGTGGTGTGGCCTACTATGTAGACTTACATGGACATGCCTCTAAAAGGGGCTGTTTCATGTATGGAAATAGCTTCAGTGATGAGAGCGCACAGGTAGGGGTCCTGAAATGATCTTAGAAATGTTGTATGCCTTAggaattaaaggaaaaagaatatgagAACAGAAGGAATGTTAGCCACAGGCTTGTGACTTTAGGAGGGAAATTAGCTCTCAGAGGGGCAGCTGGCAATAATTCTGTGGATGTGGGATTCTAGAGTaatttttaaatctgtttttgTGCTCAGGACCAGGCTTGTCAAAACTAGAACAAAAAAaataggccttttttttttttaaactcccaccttccatcttagaatcatctgaggcaaaagagcactaagggctaggtaatggggattaagggcCTCACATAGccaggaggccagatttgaatgcatgatctcccatctccaggcctggctttgtatccactgagccacctagctaaagtggtttgccattgccttctctagtttattttccaggtgaggaaactgaggcaaatggggttaaatgatttttccaaggtcacatagctaggatctatggcttgatttgaacttagatctaactgattccaggcccagcctTCTGTCCACTCTGCCATCTACCTGCCCTAAATTAGGCCTTTTCTAATGggagccaaatggaaaagatatGGGTGGGTGGTAGGGAAAAGAGCTGAAATTGTGTTGACTTGACCATACATACCTTTCTTAAACAGCTAGTACAATGCCACGTACACAGTGAAAACTCAAGAATTTTTAACTTGAATACTACTAATAATTTTTGTAGCATCTGTAGTTTATTGAATGGAGTGACTTGGCCCTGgccttctctttatttccttctctttaccaTTGTACCTTCTGAGTTTTCTCTTCATCCCAAATAGGTGGAAAATATGCTGTATCCAAAGCTTATCTCCCTGAATTCAGCACATTTTGACTTCCAAGGCTGCAATTTCTCGGAGAAGAACATGTATGCACGGGATCGTCGAGATGGACAATCTAAAGAGGGCAGTGGAAGAGTTGCCATCTACAAAGCCTCAGGGATCATCCACAGGTTGGGATAGACACTGGGAAAATAGGGCTTCAGCCTCTGGATAGTTTCCCCAATGAGAATCCACATCCAGCCTTGAGAAGGGAATGGGGTTGTGATAGCACAATCTTTCTCAGAAGAAAGGCCTTTTGTCTGTGGGTCTGTCTTCCGTTGCTTAGCTTGGAGGGTATCAGGAGTGGTTGGCACCTCATTGGGAAGCAGCCCTCAGTCTTTTCCATTGACCACTTTAGAATATTTGAACTACATGTTTCTGTGTCCCTGATATTCACATCTTTCCAGAGTAGTGATAAAAAAAGGTCTCTGTGTCTTAGCTACACACTTGAATGCAACTACAACACTGGACGCTCAGTAAATAGCATTCCTGCTGCCTGCCATGACAATGGACGTgccagcccccctccccctcctgcctTCAGATCCAGATATACTGTGGAGCTGTTTGAGCAGGTAAAAAGCCACAGGGGCAGGTGCATAGGCATCAGGCAGGGTGGCCTCAAAGCATAGGTATCCTCCAATACTGTCTTCTGGAGAAGGCAGTGCCACTAAGGCTCTGGTTAGATCTTTCCAAAGAATGGGGAGTTGTATACTTCCTGTACTGTCACTAGGGCTCCAGTTGAATAGCCCTTCCAGCTTTGAGAGTACACCTCTGTCCAACATTTTTTGGGCTTGGGTCTTTCCCTTTGTATTGCCTTGCTTTGTTGGACCTTTCATCATACAAGGGTTATGCATGTCTTTCCTGGCCCCAAAGGATGCTCCACAGAAGGGGGGAAAAGTTTAATTTCTATCTATAATCTTCAGGCCTTTCGGCTCTAAACCATTGAAGGTTACTAATCCTATAGCAGAGAGTGCTTGCTATCTGACTTACCTCTTGAGATAGCAACTCATAAAAACAGTagtgtgaaaaagaaaaatttaaagacaAAGAACCTCAGTCTCAGCTAGGATAGGAGATGCACTCTGGCTGCAGATGAGAGACAGTGACTGTCCCCATAGCATATGCTACAACCAATGTTCTCTCAGACACGTTATAAGTTTGAGAGATCCAAATCAGGAATTTTTCTGGTATCACTTTCTTCTCTCCCAAGCAGGGTGGTGCTCCTAAATACTGAGCTGTGTACTTGAACTCCCTTGGCAGGTAGGGCGGGCTGTGGCCATTGCAGCCTTGGACATGGCAGAATGCAATCCCTGGCCACGAATTGTCCTGTCAGAGCACAGCTGCCTCAACAACTTGCGAGCCTGGATGCTGAGACATGTTCGTAACAGCAGAGGTCTAGGTAGCGGTCTCAACATAGGCATCAACAAAAGAAGAGGCTCTCGAACTCCACCAAAAGGGCCTAAGTAAGGACAACAAACAGGGTGGGAGGAAAGTGGAAGTCACCCAATTTTGAGATAAAATATGAGGTCTTAGCTATCTGAAGGAATGTATAAAGTAGTCAGGACACATTTAATTCCATAACTAATTTATGCCATTGGGTGCTTCTAGGAGGGGGAAAAGGTGTTATGAATTCAAATTCTCAAAATGTTTTTGTTGAGAATCTGTATTCTGGGGAAACAATAGGTTAAGCAGAAGGAATAACAGAAACTTCCTGTAGAGCCATCAATTTACTATTCTAGTAGCTAGGAACATTTGTCACAGGAAGGCTACTTGTAAATTCCCTAGTGGCATGACCCAGGTGGAAGTACATGAGATGGGCTCAAAAGCTAATCAAggatagatttctttttcttctcccttggtACTGTCCTTAATCTAAAGATGATTTCCATTGATTCTTCATTGGGTAAGACATGGAATCTGAAAGACTTGGAATATACCCACCACAGATTTCACTTGTTCTGTTTCCTTACAGTGGTTTGCCTATATCATGCTCTGAAAATACGCTGAGCCGGACCCGAAGCTTCAGCACTGGTACCAGTGGTAGCAGCCAACAAAACTCTCCACAGATCAAAACTTCACCCAGCTTTACCTTTCATAACAGGCCCACAGGGCTACCAGGCCTGGGCCCTGGCACCCAGAAAGGCAGCCATCGGGTGCTAGGCCCTGTTAGAGGTAAGCCAATAAGAAAGCCCCTGGAGCAAATGCTCCATTCTTTTTGGTGTTGTTGGGGGAAGAATTAGCCCTGACGACTCGTTCTTTGGGCCTGAACCAAGGGGTAAACCAATAAAAACCAGATTACAGCAGAATCTGTAGCTTCACCTCAGACCTTGGTTTTTCTTACAGCATGGGGGCCATACTCTAGGACCTATGGCTATGAGTAGGGGTCCTAGGCACATTCTACGAAAAGTCCAAAAAACTGTTGGCTTCTACATGTGCTGAGAGCCAGACAAAACCTTTGACAAAAGGGAATGCTAGTTAATGGATATAAATGTTGAGGCATGTATTCTCTAAATCAAGGGTTATAGAGCACTATTGAAAGCAGGCACTCTCTCCAAGTTGTAGCATAGCAAAATGAGATAATGGCTCTATCTCAAGGTCCCTGAGAACTGGAGCTACTTCTGGCTCTAGAGCCTAGGCAGAAAAACTGATGTCAGAAGCAATGTAAGTCCTCTAGAATTGAAGGGGCTGACCTCAAGTAATACCTATTCCAGTCTTGTAAGCCAGATTCTTGCTTTCCCCTCTATAGCTATACCCAGGCAGGTCCAGGAAAATAATGGCACTCAAAGAGGCTGGGCCTTTggcaagaagaaaaggaaatcgCTGGGAGGCCACAGAGTACAGTGGAAGCCAGTCCTGGCTCTGTCACTTGCTACCAGGGGAACTTTGAACAAGTAGTTTAACTAGTCTGTgctcatttcctcctctataaaatgaggttgacCCGtataacctctaaggtctcttatcCCTCTCAGTCTATGATTTTTTGATCTCCTGAAAGTAATCTGAAGCAAGGAGCAGGGAAATGATTTTACCTCTAGAAAAAGGTTAGACTAAGTTATTAATGTTTGTGTCACAGACTCCCTTTCACAGTATAGACCCCttatcaaaataatgtttttaaatgcataaattaatATGGGGCtttcaaaggaaaccaactaTTTTGAaatcattatgaaaaaaattttcaagtTCTCAAGCCCCAAGTAAACCCTTGGACTAGACCATTCATCAGTGCCATATGTGGCTTTTGGGTCTATAGCTGATTCACAATGTTAAGGTTTCTGGGCTAGTATTACTCTGAGCTCAGCTTAGGAAAGCTTTCTTTGCCTCTGAGATTAATATTTCCCTAGGGACTTCATGACTATTTCTCCCATGCCAGAGATATGCCCAGGGTAGTGAGAAAAGTTCCCACTACAGAGAATCTGATCGTGGttctaatcccagctctgccacttaactagttgtgtggccttgggaaagtAAATTTTCtgaccttcaatttttttcatctctaaaatgggtatCATAATGTCTTACTTTTCCGTGTCCATAGATGGCACCTGAAGAGTTCATGCATAAAATTAATACCTCTAGAGTCCAGCCCCATTGCTCTACCCACCCCACTAGGATCCATAAGCTTATGTCAGAGGTCAATTGACCTGGCTTACAGTATCATAAAACACTGTTCTGCAGAGAGTGGCTACAGCCTGGGAGGAAGTAACCATGGAGCTGTCCTGGGCAAAGGAGAATTCACAAGGTAGCTATATATCCAGAACAAAAATGCAATCAGAGCTGAGGGAAGGAGCTTTTAGGGAAAAGACAGACCAACTTCTGTTATTGATAGGAGGATTAAAGAAGTACTGTCCCATATCAAGCTAAAATTCATCCCCCGACCTTTTGGTTGGTCCCTGTCTATAAGTGAATTTGCTGGGAGACTCCTAATGTAATAAATAAAGCCCTGGTTTTGGTTTCAGAGAGAACTGGACTCAAATACCCTGACTCTTCAGGGCTTTGGGATCCTAAGCAAGGCATTTAATCTCCATGGACCttaatttctataaaatgaaggtgatgtaTATTGTGAGGAAAAACTGAAGCTACTTTACAGTAAAAGCTGGATAACTTAGCAGAGGCCTCCTACCTTCACCTCCTATATAGGAGAACTAATAAACCCTGATTCAGAGTCTTAGTGAATTTAGCTTCTACTAAGCTAAGTAAgctggggcagggagggagggctTGGCAGGGGCTTTACTCTGAAAAACCCCTGGGATCCTTAATTCAACTGGCAGCCAAACTCAGATGAAGGGCTCTTTGAAGTTGTGGGTAGAGAGAGCATGAGGGAGAAGCACTTATGTCATCACTGTTTCTGTTGTGACTTCAGATTTTTAAAGTCTTGTTCCCTCAGAAcaaattctttttcattgtcCTAAAACATCATTCTACAACTTTGGGGAATAAAGCTCTTCAAAATAGACCCTAGAGCCCTTGCCCTCAACTACTTGTTGCTAGTTGTCAGAGAACTccgaaagtccaagcttccctttCTATTTTCCCATTGATAATAGAGTAGGTTTATGGCTTTTAGCATAGACCAATTTAAGATGAGAGGAGCTAGGAATTGTGGTGTCAACAGAAGACAGTCTGTAAGTCTTTTTTAGGTTTTAGCTGGAAATAACACCTTTAAGCTCTCCAGTTTGCTGCTGCCTAAGGATCAAGCAGTATAATAGCTGGTCAATCAGCAAGCACCTGATATATGCTAGGCACTACAGATACAAATGAGAGAGCTTACATTTTACCAGAACAGGGAGTCAGAGAGATAAAATACACAATTATCTTAATCTCAGGAGTAATAAAAACTGGGGTAATCAGTGACTGCTTCTTGCAAGAGATGGCTCAGGAACTGGGCCTTAGAAGGAACTGGGGCTCCAAGAGCCAGAGGTTAAGGAAGGAAAGCTGCTAGATAAGAGGCATGCCCCATTGAGACAGGCATGGCACAGATATCATGGCACTTATGGGGAATGGCACAACAGGCCAGTTTAGACCAGAAAGTGGGTAACAGTAGTATATGATCAGCCTGGATACAGAAAGGTTGGCGCCAGATAAGGGACTCAATGCTAAGTAGAGTTCATATTTTATCTCAAAGGCAACATGAAATCATTGCAAATCCTTTGGTAGGGAAGTGAAATGGACAAACATTTGctaaaagatttgaacccaactgcTTCCTGCCTTCAGGGCTCTTTCTCCTCTACCACCTGGCCTTGCCCCATTGGGACTCTTATTTATAGAGTAAAAGTCAATCTGAGGTTCATTAAAAGGCCAGGAAATGGATTTTCAATTATATGGGACAAACTGCTCAAACTCTCCCAGCAACTTTAAGGCCTCAGGCAGGATTCTTGATTCTACACTCAATATGCCATTGCCATATCCTAGTTCTTTCATCTTCATCTTGACTTTAGAGAAACTGATCAATCCTCCTGCTGCCCTCATTGTTTAAGTTGTTTCTTGCCAACTTTAATAATATAGCTGTTCAGCACAGAGGCTTCTTTCACCTTTATTGTCCATTTTTTAGGAAAATTCATTCCCTTCAACTAACACTTGTGTGTAGAGGACTCAGATCATCTTGAAACCAATCTCACTCTCTCCAGTTCTATATTCTTTCTAGCAACTGAACAAGTCCActtaaatgaacatcccagtgatGTCCCCACAACAACCTTAAGAGACAGACATCAGAGTTGCCAGGATCCTAGCCTAATAGTATTTCTAAACCAATGACAGTAGACCAGTATCTTTAGACTGTGGCCAAGAATCCCTGACTCCTGCCAAATTTCACAGTTTCTCCATGCTAAGCCCATTTCTCAAGAGAAGTATGATTGactattgatttattgattctcTACTCCCC encodes:
- the AGBL5 gene encoding cytosolic carboxypeptidase-like protein 5 isoform X6, which encodes MELRCGGLLFSSRFDSGNLAHVEKVDSVASEGEGGGSGGSAPTTSGVSSTSDYEFNVWTRPDCAETEYENGNRSWFYFSVRGGIPGKLIKINIMNMNKQSKLYSQGMAPFVRTLPTRPRWERIRDRPTFEMTETQFVLSFVHRFVEGRGATTFFAFCYPFSYSDCQDLLNQLDQRFLESHPSLTSPLDSIYYHRELLCNSLDGLRVDLLTVSSCHGLQDEREPRLEQLFPDTSTPRPFCFSGKRIFFLSSRVHPGETPSSFVFNGFLDFILRPDDPRAQTLRRLFVFKLIPMLNPDGVVRGHYRTDSRGVNLNRQYLKPDAILHPAIYGAKAVLLYHHVHSRLNSHTPSDHQANLQPSAPSAPVSEPEKTDNLQNETHIGLSADEDNPESWTQAEPASQDPSSLWFLESESSEMEPAPETIPPKESGVAYYVDLHGHASKRGCFMYGNSFSDESAQVENMLYPKLISLNSAHFDFQGCNFSEKNMYARDRRDGQSKEGSGRVAIYKASGIIHSYTLECNYNTGRSVNSIPAACHDNGRASPPPPPAFRSRYTVELFEQVGRAVAIAALDMAECNPWPRIVLSEHSCLNNLRAWMLRHVRNSRGLGSGLNIGINKRRGSRTPPKGPNGLPISCSENTLSRTRSFSTGTSGSSQQNSPQIKTSPSFTFHNRPTGLPGLGPGTQKGSHRVLGPVRGSSCSLLSAGDKPETVMVIGKGLLGSGSRTPCIRARLQNCPRRVSARRGPGFPRCQNQVQEVRSSGEESSPQRHPLSIQARPGLGRGSSPPGRGMRGSSGPTSPIPRTRDSTEPEPESCSAAPGLYPVGPPRPHSAPASSFLSCPIICPQPPTCYSGGALGQHDSCSIIKPPPITQSPRV
- the AGBL5 gene encoding cytosolic carboxypeptidase-like protein 5 isoform X4, whose product is MELRCGGLLFSSRFDSGNLAHVEKVDSVASEGEGGGSGGSAPTTSGVSSTSDYEFNVWTRPDCAETEYENGNRSWFYFSVRGGIPGKLIKINIMNMNKQSKLYSQGMAPFVRTLPTRPRWERIRDRPTFEMTETQFVLSFVHRFVEGRGATTFFAFCYPFSYSDCQDLLNQLDQRFLESHPSLTSPLDSIYYHRELLCNSLDGLRVDLLTVSSCHGLQDEREPRLEQLFPDTSTPRPFCFSGKRIFFLSSRVHPGETPSSFVFNGFLDFILRPDDPRAQTLRRLFVFKLIPMLNPDGVVRGHYRTDSRGVNLNRQYLKPDAILHPAIYGAKAVLLYHHVHSRLNSHTPSDHQANLQPSAPSAPVSEPEKTDNLQNETHIGLSADEDNPESWTQAEPASQDPSSLWFLESESSEMEPAPETIPPKESGVAYYVDLHGHASKRGCFMYGNSFSDESAQVENMLYPKLISLNSAHFDFQGCNFSEKNMYARDRRDGQSKEGSGRVAIYKASGIIHSYTLECNYNTGRSVNSIPAACHDNGRASPPPPPAFRSRYTVELFEQVGRAVAIAALDMAECNPWPRIVLSEHSCLNNLRAWMLRHVRNSRGLGSGLNIGINKRRGSRTPPKGPNGLPISCSENTLSRTRSFSTGTSGSSQQNSPQIKTSPSFTFHNRPTGLPGLGPGTQKGSHRVLGPVRESRGQDRRRRQQPLTHQQSLTHPTTGSLDSPPTPSSAGPAPSRNMSTCLLPTSLGIAGSSCSLLSAGDKPETVMVIGKGLLGSGSRTPCIRARLQARPGLGRGSSPPGRGMRGSSGPTSPIPRTRDSTEPEPESCSAAPGLYPVGPPRPHSAPASSFLSCPIICPQPPTCYSGGALGQHDSCSIIKPPPITQSPRV
- the AGBL5 gene encoding cytosolic carboxypeptidase-like protein 5 isoform X7; its protein translation is MELRCGGLLFSSRFDSGNLAHVEKVDSVASEGEGGGSGGSAPTTSGVSSTSDYEFNVWTRPDCAETEYENGNRSWFYFSVRGGIPGKLIKINIMNMNKQSKLYSQGMAPFVRTLPTRPRWERIRDRPTFEMTETQFVLSFVHRFVEGRGATTFFAFCYPFSYSDCQDLLNQLDQRFLESHPSLTSPLDSIYYHRELLCNSLDGLRVDLLTVSSCHGLQDEREPRLEQLFPDTSTPRPFCFSGKRIFFLSSRVHPGETPSSFVFNGFLDFILRPDDPRAQTLRRLFVFKLIPMLNPDGVVRGHYRTDSRGVNLNRQYLKPDAILHPAIYGAKAVLLYHHVHSRLNSHTPSDHQANLQPSAPSAPVSEPEKTDNLQNETHIGLSADEDNPESWTQAEPASQDPSSLWFLESESSEMEPAPETIPPKESGVAYYVDLHGHASKRGCFMYGNSFSDESAQVENMLYPKLISLNSAHFDFQGCNFSEKNMYARDRRDGQSKEGSGRVAIYKASGIIHSYTLECNYNTGRSVNSIPAACHDNGRASPPPPPAFRSRYTVELFEQVGRAVAIAALDMAECNPWPRIVLSEHSCLNNLRAWMLRHVRNSRGLGSGLNIGINKRRGSRTPPKGPNGLPISCSENTLSRTRSFSTGTSGSSQQNSPQIKTSPSFTFHNRPTGLPGLGPGTQKGSHRVLGPVRDTGSSTEEREDCNTAGKQRQQSHGQSWAAPDWKVRAESRGQDRRRRQQPLTHQQSLTHPTTGSLDSPPTPSSAGPAPSRNMSTCLLPTSLGIAGSSCSLLSAGDKPETVMVIGKGLLGSGSRTPCIRARLQNCPRRVSARRGPGFPRLGPGWAGAHRRLAEG
- the AGBL5 gene encoding cytosolic carboxypeptidase-like protein 5 isoform X3, which encodes MELRCGGLLFSSRFDSGNLAHVEKVDSVASEGEGGGSGGSAPTTSGVSSTSDYEFNVWTRPDCAETEYENGNRSWFYFSVRGGIPGKLIKINIMNMNKQSKLYSQGMAPFVRTLPTRPRWERIRDRPTFEMTETQFVLSFVHRFVEGRGATTFFAFCYPFSYSDCQDLLNQLDQRFLESHPSLTSPLDSIYYHRELLCNSLDGLRVDLLTVSSCHGLQDEREPRLEQLFPDTSTPRPFCFSGKRIFFLSSRVHPGETPSSFVFNGFLDFILRPDDPRAQTLRRLFVFKLIPMLNPDGVVRGHYRTDSRGVNLNRQYLKPDAILHPAIYGAKAVLLYHHVHSRLNSHTPSDHQANLQPSAPSAPVSEPEKTDNLQNETHIGLSADEDNPESWTQAEPASQDPSSLWFLESESSEMEPAPETIPPKESGVAYYVDLHGHASKRGCFMYGNSFSDESAQVENMLYPKLISLNSAHFDFQGCNFSEKNMYARDRRDGQSKEGSGRVAIYKASGIIHSYTLECNYNTGRSVNSIPAACHDNGRASPPPPPAFRSRYTVELFEQVGRAVAIAALDMAECNPWPRIVLSEHSCLNNLRAWMLRHVRNSRGLGSGLNIGINKRRGSRTPPKGPNGLPISCSENTLSRTRSFSTGTSGSSQQNSPQIKTSPSFTFHNRPTGLPGLGPGTQKGSHRVLGPVRDTGSSTEEREDCNTAGKQRQQSHGQSWAAPDWKVRAESRGQDRRRRQQPLTHQQSLTHPTTGSLDSPPTPSSAGPAPSRNMSTCLLPTSLGIAGSSCSLLSAGDKPETVMVIGKGLLGSGSRTPCIRARLQARPGLGRGSSPPGRGMRGSSGPTSPIPRTRDSTEPEPESCSAAPGLYPVGPPRPHSAPASSFLSCPIICPQPPTCYSGGALGQHDSCSIIKPPPITQSPRV
- the AGBL5 gene encoding cytosolic carboxypeptidase-like protein 5 isoform X5, whose product is MNMNKQSKLYSQGMAPFVRTLPTRPRWERIRDRPTFEMTETQFVLSFVHRFVEGRGATTFFAFCYPFSYSDCQDLLNQLDQRFLESHPSLTSPLDSIYYHRELLCNSLDGLRVDLLTVSSCHGLQDEREPRLEQLFPDTSTPRPFCFSGKRIFFLSSRVHPGETPSSFVFNGFLDFILRPDDPRAQTLRRLFVFKLIPMLNPDGVVRGHYRTDSRGVNLNRQYLKPDAILHPAIYGAKAVLLYHHVHSRLNSHTPSDHQANLQPSAPSAPVSEPEKTDNLQNETHIGLSADEDNPESWTQAEPASQDPSSLWFLESESSEMEPAPETIPPKESGVAYYVDLHGHASKRGCFMYGNSFSDESAQVENMLYPKLISLNSAHFDFQGCNFSEKNMYARDRRDGQSKEGSGRVAIYKASGIIHSYTLECNYNTGRSVNSIPAACHDNGRASPPPPPAFRSRYTVELFEQVGRAVAIAALDMAECNPWPRIVLSEHSCLNNLRAWMLRHVRNSRGLGSGLNIGINKRRGSRTPPKGPNGLPISCSENTLSRTRSFSTGTSGSSQQNSPQIKTSPSFTFHNRPTGLPGLGPGTQKGSHRVLGPVRDTGSSTEEREDCNTAGKQRQQSHGQSWAAPDWKVRAESRGQDRRRRQQPLTHQQSLTHPTTGSLDSPPTPSSAGPAPSRNMSTCLLPTSLGIAGSSCSLLSAGDKPETVMVIGKGLLGSGSRTPCIRARLQNCPRRVSARRGPGFPRCQNQVQEVRSSGEESSPQRHPLSIQARPGLGRGSSPPGRGMRGSSGPTSPIPRTRDSTEPEPESCSAAPGLYPVGPPRPHSAPASSFLSCPIICPQPPTCYSGGALGQHDSCSIIKPPPITQSPRV